Genomic window (Arachis hypogaea cultivar Tifrunner chromosome 13, arahy.Tifrunner.gnm2.J5K5, whole genome shotgun sequence):
aaaatataaagaaaagttAATTTGAGAAAGAGAGATATACCATGGAAGattctttttatttatgaattatttcTTATTATGTGTATAGAATATTCCGGAGTCGTTAACGGCGAGACTACTGAACTTGACGGTGTTGGACGTGCACTCGAACCAGCTAAGGTCCCTCCCAAATTCAATTGGTTGCCTCTCTAAGCTTAAGATTTTGAATGTCTCTGCCAACTTCATCCAATCCCTTCCTCAAACTATTGAAAATTGCAGGtaactatatatattatatatctaattttagaTATAACttaaagtaattaaataataataataataataataataataataataataataacaataaaaacattaGGATGAACATTGCACGCATACATCATTATCAACTTATCATCAACTTATTAGCTACATATATACTAccctttttaaattaaaacacttGATATAGTTGCTTCCTTTTAATGTATAGATAATACACCAAATGTGTCGctgctaataattaatttttgcgGCAGtgttattctcttttgttatatgtaacagtataatatatatatatatatatatatatatatatatatatataataatatatatatatattattacgtTGTGCTATATGTAATTAATTTTATGTGATATAGTCTTCAGCATATTAATTAGAAGAAGAATTTTCTACACACTGTTTAATAATTTATGGATAAAATTTGaatgaaaaagtatagataaataatttttaatcagtcaactttaaataattataattaatatttattgattttatattttttaagaaaataaaatttaaataagtattaattaatgacaatttaaaaaattaaaattattaattaatgataagtTGACCGGGTAAGTATTAGTCATTTAAGGGAGTTCAACTTGAATAAGTAGTAgatgattataattaataatgtGTCTTCTACCTATATACGTCGATACGCATATATCTCCCTCAAACTTGTCGTTTGTTAttccttaattttcttttgtCCTGATATCGCAATGTTATAGAActgtttattataaaaaattaaattaataaaatagagatatacataaataattatatatttaatacagTTTTCCATgttagttttttcttttaattttgtacaaTCATATATTTTCTGTTTTATACTGAACCATTTTTTTAAAAGGGAAGCaaagatcaaattttaaatttttttatgacaaaaattttaatattatattattataatataattaatccCAAAAATTTaagtcaataaaaaaatataaataattatatttctaaccatcaaaattatatattaacaaACGTAGACTTATCCTCTTGTGTCTTCGTAATCTTAATATTAGTAAATCATTGTAGAGTTTTCTATTGACTATTTATTGAAGCAAACCCAcctaataaatcaataattaattaagtcTATATTCTCTTATATGTTTCCTGTTTGTCAATTAATTATGTAATCATATATGGTTACCCTATGATCTCTGAAAATATCTTAAAGTAATATCGGAACTAAGCATATACTTTTGCTATATATGATTCTGCCAACTCATATCTTATGAAATAGCATATCAAAAGTTCGTTTTCAACGTAACCATCATTAAACTAATTTTgaagaatagaaaacagaaaataaagatcagATATGATGAAATGAACCTCGTGGGCTGCTATCAGCCGATAACAAATTGGGCTTTATGAGTAacaattttatgttatttttttaaggtAAAGAAAATATATATCTTCGTTTTTCTCTAGATGTATAGCTATATAGTtgactttttataaaataaaatggaaGGTGGACGGCACCTGGCTAAAATAAATTcagttgaaaatttattttagaaaagaaaaaaaaagttgtagTTGTTTATAAGTCCGTGACACTTTGAACGGGAAATCGTACATAGGGTTACGTTCCAAGAGATTGACCGAGGAAGTTTTGATTAACaaagaatttcaatttttaatcttTCACACTGTTCCAAAGCCACagataataatttatactttagaTGAAAACAacaagaatataaaaattttctAAATATAACGTCCTGTTATTAGCCTCAGTCTGTTAATTCCACAATCCATTAATCAGTCCTAGTAGTTCTTACGTCACAAAATCTAAAACCGGAGATTGCTTACAATTTATTCAAAACAATTATTAACGTGTATGCATATGGCTTTGAATTTTGACCCACCAGAGCCTTAGAAGAACTGAATGCTAACTTCAACAAGTTAAGCAAGTTGCCGGATACAATAGGGTTTGAGCTCATAAACCTCCAGAAGCTGTCCGTCAACTCCAACCAGCTTGTGTTCCTTCCAAGCTCCACCTCTCACCTTATGGCCCTCAAGGTCCTCGACGCGCGCCTTAACTGCTTAAGGTCTCTGCCCGAAGACCTTGAGAACCTAGTCAACCTTGAGACGCTCAATGTGAGCCAGAACTTCCGGTACTTGGACACACTACCCTACTCCATAGGGCTTCTATTGTCCCTCACTGAGCTTGATGTTAGCTACAACAACATCAAGACTTTGCCCAATTCCATTGGGTGCCTCCAGAAGCTCCAGAAGTTGTGTGTCGATGGGAACCCGCTTGCTTCGCCGCCATTGGAGGTGGTTGAGCAAGGGTTAAATGTGGTGAAGGAGTTCTTGTGTCATAAGATGAACTCGTCAGGGGACCAGAGTAGCAAAAAGAAGAAGTCGTGGGTGAAGAATTTCGTCAAGTGTGGAACATTCCAAGGACGCATCAATAGTGGTATGAAACGGCCGCAACATGACGGTTTCACCAAGCTTAAGCATCAGTCCATCGATGGTCTCGCCTCGCCTGGCGGCTTCATGGGGATGCTCTCACCTCTTCGCATCTTCTCACCTCGTCGTTCCTTTAGTTGAGAGCCAATGCAGTTTAGAATGTTTTGTTGGGATCAAAATAGATCAAAAATTTTGTGGATGAGTTCCCTAAACGCCAAAATCCACTCATTCATATAAAATTTCACTCTATTTTGGCCCCTCACCCAACATATACTAATAGAATAGTAGTCTTGTCTATATGTTAAACTCTAGCAATCATGGGGTGTGTGTTAACTATAGGCCAGTACATTTGTAAATTTGAAGTTTATTGCCATATCAACTTATAGCCAATTTTACtcttctatctatctatctatctatctgaCATTTTATATCCATCAAACATTTTGCTCACAAAAGACAACTGGcgaatttttaaacaaaattggTCAGAATGATCTCGCTCACTTGCAAAAACTATCTCTAAAGAAAAGGATatcctcaataataataataataataataataataataataataataataataataataataataataataattgttgagtCATGATTTGGTTACTAATCCTTGTGATAacaaatataattgatatttttttattttaacttatttataaacaTTGTAGGTATTAATAAATAAGCAATTAAGTTTCACAATCAAACAATCCATGATTTCGTACAAAACAACACATAATTGACAATTATCTTCAAGAATCAGATTGCTTTACAATAGAGAAATTGTCGCACATTACTGTCAAACCAAACAATAAAGTTATTTTCACTCAAAGCTAATGGCTATGGTATTAAAGAGTGCAACAGCTACTTCGGCAAATAAGGCAATGATTTCTATCACTGAAGATCATATCAACAAGTCTTATATACGAAGTTCTGTTCAAGGAAGAAGGTAACCGATTCAACATAAAAAAACATAGCCTTTGCTGATATAACTTTATTTCTTGTTATTGAGTGTGttctaatttttctatttttaaaattaaatttatattgagagatataaaaggaaaagtgAGTTAAccatacaaaaataattttatacttttatttgagTGATTATTTTCGAAAGTGTACTGAAATTAGAGTATActtgattttccttatttaagttAACACTTAAAAGTTACTAAGTTTGGATAGCTTAGATTAGTAATAAAAGTGTGAATATCTTGAAATTGGTAATTATAATCAATCTTGCTTatagtaaaaattttaccaaTGTTTATGGTAGAAAGTAGAAATTGAATGTAGATCGTATTGCACTTCGTAACCAAACCAGAATATATGTTTATGGTAGAAAGTAGAAATTGAATGTAGGTCGTATTGTACTTCGTAACCAAACCAGAATATATCGTGATGTTATTCATTCTCTATTTATCATCTCTGCATCATCATCTTCTGTTTCGATACTTCGAGACAAGacaaaaagaacaaaataatCTCCTTATCTGCGTGTACTGCACAATCAATTTTATAATCTATCAAAAATAGTTTCTTGATTTAACCTCTATTTTCAACTCACTTAGGAATcttccataataataataataaacacccaagttaaattttaagaaattttatATCAAACACTTTGCTCCTCcaataaatttctattttctagaGATCTTCAGAAATTAGTCTCATCAGACAAAATTATTCTTCTGTTATTTTAAAAGATGAGGGCAAAACACCATAATAAGCCAACATCACTTTAAATTTACGTATATAAGCCAAACTGAAATTCGATTCAGCAATGAGCCAAATCGTATtttaatgtaattcgaaccaggctagtTCGAACTGCATTTAGCAATAAATCGAACCAGGTCAGTTCGAATTACCAAGAAAGACTTGAAGCTaaatcgaaccagcctggttcgaactagcattgcatgtaattcgaaccaagccaGTTCGAATTATAGGTAAGTTAGGTcttcaagtaattcgaaccaccctggttcgaattacacttaTGCTGGGttcttagtaattcgaaccaccctggttcgaattattagTGATTGGGCTATATAAGGAGTTTGAATCAGCCTCATTCAAACCATTCTCACCTTCTACTACCccaccaaatctcagagaaaacgacccagattctctccgacaaagacctgaacggaatactctgctgatgggggacgatccggcacgGTTATATCGCTTGGACGGAGTCGCCCATATAGCTGGGGTCATCAACGAGGAGGTTAGTACGGAAATAACTTTGTTCTACCGGTACATGTgagttagtggttttgcatgcgggttagatggtggtttagttggtggtttatgttagtggtttatgttagtggtttctgttaatggtttatgttagtggtttatgttagtggtttatgttaatggtttatgttagtggtttatatTAGTGGTTTATGTAAGTGGTTTACATTaacggtttatgttagtggtttatgttagcggtttagtTGTGGTTGTTTTATGTTAGATCTTTCATGTCAGTGGTTTATGCTGGTTTCTTATGTTAGTTGTTTATGCAAGTGGTTCTTGTTCTTGGATTTTTAAGCGGTCATATTTAGTACGAATTTTGGGTTTATCAATTATCGTGTTGATTATGTTTGTCACTGGTAATTAAGTTGGTTCTAATAATGCGGTTCATTTCTTCCGCAGCCTCagcgatgcatcaggagcatgcggcggcagcagggcatgctCTTCTATGACAGATACGTTATGTACCTGCAGATGGCAGGTCTTtaccatcttgcaaggctgaacgatagatggttccggTTGGACGAGGCCCTTGTCAGTGCGTTCGTCGAGcgatggcgtccggagacgcacacgtttcatatgccgttcggagagtgcacgatcacactccaggacgtggcataccagctggGTTTGCCAGTGGACGGGCGTTACGTCAGCGGCTGCCTATCAGAGTTCCAGATATACATCGAGGGTGGCCGTCCAGCCTGGGTTTGGTTCGAGGAGTTGCTTGGAGTGGTACCTCCTTCTagccaggttcagaagtacgcGGTCAACTGCAGTTGGTTTCAGGAGACTTTTGGTGAGTGCCCGGAGGGAGCTGATGAGGATACTGTGCGTCGATATGcccgtgcgtacatcatgatgttgttgggcacgcAGCTGTTTGCGAACAAGTCCGGCAACcgcattcacatcagatggcttccgTTTGTAGCTAGGCTGGAGGAGATGGGGACCTACAGCTGGGGTTCTGCAGCACTGGcctggttgtaccggtgcatgtgccgagtggcgaACAGAAATGTTATCAAGCTAGCGGGCCCACTTCAGCTACTTCAGTCATGAATTTTCTGGCGATTTTCTCGGTTTAGGCCTGCAGGATTTGAGACGTTCAGCTGGCCATTGGCCTCGAGGTACTGTACTAAGCCTTGTCTATTTCAATTTACTATACATAACTACGTGTTCATTTATAATGTATTGGATACCCTAAGCACACATTTAAGTAGCGGTAAGACATGTGCATGAtgcaggtggtcaggttacaTCCCTTCCAGTAGCGAGAAGAGTCCTAGAGTTCAGATGTGGAGGCTCTGGATAGACCGGTTGCAGGATAGAGAGGTCAGTATGTTACTTAATAAGTTTCTTTATTTAACCACGCTTTACGAGTTGGGTTCATGAGTTGCCCTGACACTGTATAGTTCTTGGTGCAGTTTATCTGGATGCCGTACAGCAGCACCGACGTACTTCAGGTCGTGCATCCCGAGGTTTTGGAGCCTCGGCATATGGTGCTTTGGCGGTCTGTTACGTCGCTTATCTACTTTGCcgtcatagagtggcatcagatagatAGGGTTCTTCCGCAGTTTGGAGGGGTGCAGCCCCGTCCACAtcccgccctgaacatcgactttctgatgtcgaAGGACGGCAGAGGCGGCGATCGATGATTCCCCTACCATTTGCAGAAGTGGCATCTCTATTGGGAGTCTCGTACGGAGAGCGTGCTGAGGTTCGATGTTGTTGCTGACCCTGGTCCGTCGCATGAGTTCCTGGAGTGGTGGAGTCAGCATGGGAAGAGGTTCTTGTCTCCGGATCCGCAGTTGGGAGATCCAAGAGCCGTTGCTATTCCTGTTGAGGCCTCACAGCGGGGAGCTGGGCGAGTTCCTGAGATGGATTGTCCTGACGACGTGCCGGACAGGCGGCGGGTTGAGAGGAGAGCTCGCGTGGGAACACGGCGTAGCCAGCGTGACTGGGGGTGGCTTGAGCGTGCTATGGAGGATGATGACGAGGCCGGCCCCACTGGGGGTCGACGACGAGGCCAGCCAGGCAGAGGTAGAGGGCGTGATGCGGTTCATGCCGCTGCGCCTGACCCTGAGGACGATGACGATGATCAGAATGGGCCCGAGGGCGGGGATGGTGCAGGGGCGGCTGCAGTTGCTGGTTTTAGTACCCAGGATGGGGTGCACGGAGGTGAGTGGTATGGCTCAGGGATGGGTGACGGGACTAAGCCTAGTGACGCTGGACTTGGGTCGGGACCTTTTGGACATTACTTTGTTGGAGTACCCGCCGACGACCAGCCTCAGCAGGACGGCACTCCATGGGTTATTCCCGGATCACAGTGGCAGGACTTCCTTGGCGCAGATACGCTTGATGCGGACTTCGGCAGTCCACGGTTTCTAGAGGAGATTACGGCTATCATGTAGGAGGACGAGCCGGGCAGGAGGCGTGCTCAGACCCCCGGCACGCAGGCACCCTTAGATGTTGATCTGAACGAGCCTGCTACGACACCTGTAGGTGACCAGTTTGGTTTGGGAGGTACCCCACCTTCCGCCTACACCGCTGCATCAGAGTCTGTCGCCGGGCCGTCTGCCGCACCTGTCCATTTTGCGCCACCCGCACAGCCTGCCCCGCATGAAGACGCGGATGAGATAGAGGATGAGGAGCCGTTTATCCGCAAAGGTCAGAGGCCACGGGTACCCCGTCATTGTGGGACAGGCTCCCACTTGTTTAGATGATTTACTTTTCATGTATTTTGGACGTTAGGGTTCATTCATGTATGATACCCATGTGGACTACTGTTGTTACTTTAGAGCTGTTTTTCCTTGTTGTTTCTTAATCTTATTGTACTTCAAAATCTGGTATTTACCTAGTGGATTAGTGAATATGTATTATCATTGAATCATATAACACTATAGTTATCAACTTTTGCATTTATGGGATTTCTAGCTATACTCAAATTCAGAAACAACTTTTTTCATTACTAGAAGGTGAAAAGATCAACAGATTACATAAGTCCTCTAACATAACATGtaacaggaaaaataaaaatcaataagcaCTAACAGTAACAACATCGCTACTACTGGCCCCCCGTGTGAGACGATCCTCCAAGCTGTGGGCAACTCCAACGGGTGTGTCCGGGTTGGCGACAGAGGCCACACCTCTTTGGCCGGttcggatctgcctcgtccatattCGTCCGTATCCTAGTGGATCTCGGACGACCCTCTCTGGCACGCCTCTTGGCAGGGTCCGGAATCACGGTGGGCCCGTCGTAAGGTGGCCAGAAGCCCTCCGGTATCGGTGGTGTGAATCCCATCCGATACACACTGAATACTGAACTAATCTGATACACGCTGTGAACATAAGAGGACCAGGTAACCCGTGAGTAGGCGCAGCATGCAAGTGCGTGCTGGCACGGGAAATGAAGCGCCTGGAAGTACCCGTAGTCAGAGGTCCGAGAGGCAAGCGATACTCTGTAGGTACCCAATGAGAAAGAGCCCGTCGGAGTGGTCTCTGCtacggtgaactcggagttatcccggtcatacaaagtcaccgtgaagcacctggccgtcttcaagttggcctctatatacacttcaccaagtactgactg
Coding sequences:
- the LOC112738188 gene encoding plant intracellular Ras-group-related LRR protein 1; protein product: MMYEHTHNHLVHHQQPVTMTMDTMKMDMIRRNKRERNKESNNNNNNNEDNNNKLRTVDLSCMSLESLPIPSLDLATISKLDLSNNNLQNIPESLTARLLNLTVLDVHSNQLRSLPNSIGCLSKLKILNVSANFIQSLPQTIENCRALEELNANFNKLSKLPDTIGFELINLQKLSVNSNQLVFLPSSTSHLMALKVLDARLNCLRSLPEDLENLVNLETLNVSQNFRYLDTLPYSIGLLLSLTELDVSYNNIKTLPNSIGCLQKLQKLCVDGNPLASPPLEVVEQGLNVVKEFLCHKMNSSGDQSSKKKKSWVKNFVKCGTFQGRINSGMKRPQHDGFTKLKHQSIDGLASPGGFMGMLSPLRIFSPRRSFS
- the LOC114925061 gene encoding protein MAIN-LIKE 1-like, translating into MGDDPARLYRLDGVAHIAGVINEEPQRCIRSMRRQQGMLFYDRYVMYLQMAGLYHLARLNDRWFRLDEALVSAFVERWRPETHTFHMPFGECTITLQDVAYQLGLPVDGRYVSGCLSEFQIYIEGGRPAWVWFEELLGVVPPSSQVQKYAVNCSWFQETFGECPEGADEDTVRRYARAYIMMLLGTQLFANKSGNRIHIRWLPFVARLEEMGTYSWGSAALAWLYRCMCRVANRNVIKLAGPLQLLQS